CCCTCCCGTGTTCACCGATCCCCTCGGCGAAGATCGCATGAGCGTGCTCATGGATAATGACACTCTGGAGAAATGCCGTGGTTAGGTGCTCCCACTTTGGACGAAGATGGTGAGGCAACTCGTACTTTATGCCAAAACCCCTATCGTCGATGACCATCGATGATGCGCCCAGCAATTCCGCAAGTTCGTTCCCGAAATCCTTGATGGCAGAGTTGGAAAGCAGGACCTTGCCGAACGCCTGCATCCCGATATCCGGTTGCTTGTTATGCCGAGCTTTGAGGAACCCGCTTGACGAGCTGTGCACGCCCTGGGGCCCTCTCGGCACATACAGCCCGTAAGTTGGTACGTCCTCTATAAAGAACGCGTGAATGCGCGACTTATGCCGCTTGACCTGGCGAAGTCCTTCGACGAGTTCTTCGCCAAGAACCTTGAGTATGTCACGCACCGTCGACACCTCCGGCTCTTCACCGGGGGTATCACCCCAGTAGGGGAGATTTCTTTCAGCCAGCCAACCTTTCATGAACGCCCTGTCGGCCGGTTCCAGCATTCCCGCTCCTCCCCAGTATCCTTGTGCCCAATGACGAAAGCGCCTTCCCGGTCGCATTCGACTGACTTCGTCTAGCAACTGGATGACATACTCAAGTAGCTCTTTGACCTGAGAGGGGCAATCGCTGGTTCCGTCGATATAGACTCGGAATGTACCCCCATTGATATACTCTATGGCATTACCCAGAACGGCACCCTCGCAGAGACCATGGATAAGTTGACACCGGTACTTATCGCGCAGACAGATATGGGGCAGCCACACAGGCTTCGGATTCTCAGGCTTCTGGTCACACAGAAAGGAAATCAGGGCATGCTCTTCTTCGCGATCCAAATAGCAGCGCACGTGGATAGCCAAGCAAAGGGACAACAGTATTCGGGCGATGCGCTTGAGACGAACCGTGTAGAGTTCCGTGTGTTCACGTAGATCAGCGACCACATTCCGCGGGACCAGGAGTGTCGGCACGGGATAATAGCGAAGCCCTGTCAGTTCCTCGAGAAAGGCGATGGCCTGGGCAGCGAGTCCTTGAATCTTCTCAACCTCCTCCGTCGTACCCGACAACGACGAGTTGTCTTCTCCGTCGAGAAAGGATAAGACGGGAACACGAATCGGAAGTGGCGGCGGAATAGACGGACCCTTCATGGACTTCGCTATCTGCTTAAGCTGGGAGTCGTCCAGTGTGATTTCCGGTCCGAATATGCCTCCGCCTATACTGCGTATGAGGTCCTCTAGCCTGGACTTGTCGTCTGTATCATCACCCAGATAAACGACGGTCAAATCGTCTATCTCGGTCTTTCCAGCAAGAAGCGCATCCCTTACGGCCTTCTCGTCTTTGTAGACGATGCTTCTGTTGTCCTGGCCGTCTGTTATCAGGAAGATCTTGACTTGCGTGCCCGGGGCAGATGTACTGATAACACGCTCAGCTTGCATACCGAGGCAGTCCCATATGGCACTTCCGCCACGGGGGTAGCCCGAAAGGTACTCCATGACTCGCGTGTCCCATTCTGCCAACAGCTCCTCAGGCCCCTCGAACGAGAGCGGTTCCCTGGCCCCGTCGCCGAAAACAACAAGCTCCACCCCGAAGGTCTTGGGTATCTCGCTGCAGAACGCCTTGATCATCTGAAGAGCTGCTTCAAACCTCGAGCGACCTCTGTACAATTCACCCATAGAAGAGGAGCCATCCAGCAACACAACAAGCTTCTTCCGGTCACGAGTGCTCGTCATGTCAGACATCTCCGCCTCCATTTCGTTTAGCGCAGGGAGCCATCATTCACCTTCGGTAGTGCTGCCACTTATGTGACCACTGTGCCCCGCAACCGGTCC
This window of the Bacillota bacterium genome carries:
- a CDS encoding VWA domain-containing protein, which codes for MSDMTSTRDRKKLVVLLDGSSSMGELYRGRSRFEAALQMIKAFCSEIPKTFGVELVVFGDGAREPLSFEGPEELLAEWDTRVMEYLSGYPRGGSAIWDCLGMQAERVISTSAPGTQVKIFLITDGQDNRSIVYKDEKAVRDALLAGKTEIDDLTVVYLGDDTDDKSRLEDLIRSIGGGIFGPEITLDDSQLKQIAKSMKGPSIPPPLPIRVPVLSFLDGEDNSSLSGTTEEVEKIQGLAAQAIAFLEELTGLRYYPVPTLLVPRNVVADLREHTELYTVRLKRIARILLSLCLAIHVRCYLDREEEHALISFLCDQKPENPKPVWLPHICLRDKYRCQLIHGLCEGAVLGNAIEYINGGTFRVYIDGTSDCPSQVKELLEYVIQLLDEVSRMRPGRRFRHWAQGYWGGAGMLEPADRAFMKGWLAERNLPYWGDTPGEEPEVSTVRDILKVLGEELVEGLRQVKRHKSRIHAFFIEDVPTYGLYVPRGPQGVHSSSSGFLKARHNKQPDIGMQAFGKVLLSNSAIKDFGNELAELLGASSMVIDDRGFGIKYELPHHLRPKWEHLTTAFLQSVIIHEHAHAIFAEGIGEHGR